In one Dehalogenimonas formicexedens genomic region, the following are encoded:
- the typA gene encoding translational GTPase TypA has protein sequence MPQYRDDIRNIAIIAHVDHGKTSLVDVLLKQSHVFRENQEVGELILDRNALEREKGITILAKNTAVEFRGHKINIIDTPGHADFSGEVERVLNMAEGCLLLIDSTDGPMPQTRFVLKQAMEKKLKPIVVITKMDRPTRRIKEVLSMTQDLFLELATEDSQLDYPVIYSSSRAGFATTDPDVMGTDMVPLFEAIINNVPPPEIEEGYLQLLVSNLDYSTHKGRIAIGRIRRGSISPRDPVVVIDKNGEQHRYNISEVFTHMGLARQEVDKAGAGDIVAVTGMEEVNIGDTIASPDQPEALPGITIGEPTVKMTFGVNTSPFGGREGKYCTSRQLRARLYRELETNISLRVEDTDSPDVFLVSGRGELHLSILIETMRREGYELELSKPEAITKVIDGKVMEPMEALIVDTVDDCIGDLTEMLAKRKGRMTNMHHDDMGNVRMEYHIPTRGLIGFRSAFLTTTRGRGVMNTLFLGYEPWQGEIGTTRSGVLIAAQAGTAVTYGLNNAQGRGLTFIDPMTEVYEGMVVGLHARGSDLVVNVCKEKKMTNIRSSTSDIAIKLTTPVKMSLEESLDFIEGDELVEVTPKNIRLRKKMLSAHDRKRAERAGPGEESDE, from the coding sequence GTGCCCCAATATCGAGATGACATCCGTAATATAGCCATCATCGCCCACGTCGACCATGGCAAGACCAGCCTGGTGGACGTCCTGCTGAAGCAGAGCCATGTCTTCCGGGAGAACCAGGAAGTAGGCGAACTAATCCTGGACCGGAACGCCCTGGAAAGAGAAAAGGGCATCACCATTCTGGCCAAGAACACCGCGGTTGAGTTCCGCGGCCACAAGATCAACATCATCGACACGCCCGGCCATGCCGACTTCTCCGGCGAGGTCGAGCGGGTGTTGAACATGGCTGAAGGCTGTCTGTTGCTTATTGACTCGACGGACGGTCCGATGCCCCAGACCCGGTTCGTGCTCAAACAGGCTATGGAAAAGAAACTTAAACCCATCGTCGTCATTACCAAGATGGATCGGCCGACGCGCCGTATCAAAGAAGTGCTTTCCATGACCCAGGACCTGTTTCTGGAACTCGCCACGGAGGACTCGCAGTTGGACTACCCTGTGATCTACTCCAGTTCCCGGGCGGGCTTTGCAACCACCGACCCTGATGTTATGGGCACCGACATGGTGCCTTTATTCGAGGCGATCATCAATAATGTGCCGCCTCCGGAGATCGAAGAGGGCTACCTTCAACTGCTGGTCTCCAACCTCGATTATTCGACGCACAAAGGCCGCATCGCCATCGGCCGGATTCGGCGCGGCTCCATCTCGCCGCGCGATCCCGTGGTCGTCATCGATAAAAACGGCGAGCAGCACCGTTACAATATCAGCGAAGTCTTTACTCACATGGGTTTGGCCAGGCAGGAGGTCGATAAAGCCGGAGCCGGTGATATTGTGGCGGTAACCGGAATGGAAGAGGTCAATATCGGCGACACCATCGCCAGTCCGGACCAACCGGAAGCGCTCCCGGGAATTACCATCGGTGAACCCACCGTCAAAATGACCTTCGGCGTCAACACCTCGCCGTTCGGCGGACGGGAAGGCAAATACTGCACCTCCCGCCAGCTCAGGGCGCGGCTTTACCGCGAATTGGAGACCAACATCAGCCTGCGGGTCGAGGACACCGATTCACCGGATGTCTTCCTGGTTTCAGGGCGCGGCGAACTTCACCTTTCGATCCTGATTGAGACGATGCGCCGCGAGGGATATGAACTCGAACTTTCCAAGCCGGAAGCGATCACCAAGGTTATCGATGGCAAGGTGATGGAGCCCATGGAAGCGCTGATCGTCGATACGGTCGATGATTGCATTGGAGACCTCACGGAGATGCTGGCCAAGCGCAAAGGTCGTATGACCAACATGCACCATGACGACATGGGCAATGTCAGGATGGAATACCATATTCCCACCCGCGGCTTGATCGGTTTCAGGAGTGCTTTTCTGACCACCACCCGCGGCCGCGGCGTAATGAACACCCTCTTTTTGGGTTATGAGCCTTGGCAGGGAGAAATCGGCACCACCCGGTCAGGCGTTTTGATTGCCGCTCAAGCCGGCACCGCCGTGACCTACGGCTTGAACAACGCCCAGGGACGGGGACTAACTTTCATCGATCCGATGACCGAAGTCTACGAGGGCATGGTCGTCGGCCTGCACGCTCGCGGTTCGGATCTGGTGGTCAACGTTTGCAAGGAAAAGAAGATGACTAACATCCGGTCATCGACCTCCGATATCGCTATCAAGCTGACCACTCCGGTTAAAATGTCCCTTGAAGAATCGCTTGATTTCATTGAAGGCGATGAACTTGTTGAAGTAACGCCCAAGAATATCCGTCTTCGGAAAAAGATGCTCTCCGCCCATGACCGCAAGCGCGCTGAGCGCGCGGGACCCGGTGAAGAATCGGACGAGTAG
- a CDS encoding Maf family nucleotide pyrophosphatase, translated as MNETSALIIVRLTGLGEFGETVAEYEGRTINIFGGIPGETVEARVIRNTPGAADAIVTKAIVASVHRREPVCPRFGECSGCQWQHVEYSHQLELKRGLVKRALESEGLDGSLVREVVPSPSEFGYRNHARLSIRRRLNSFGFINRVTHQFVAVDRCPIMAEGVNSLLAALNGRCGETTQFSIRYGINTDEYLIQPQFKNPEVTVITGQVHYHEIMAGRKFRISSPSFFQVNTPQAERLAEIIRQRLTLNGDETIIDAYAGVGTFSVMLAPYANKVIAIEESGAAIKDARINVREIPNVELIEARTETVLPHLGRLADATIIDPSRVGCHPAALKTLNFYPSKKLVYVSCNPETMARDLRVLAHGPYEIQDVTPVDLFPQTYHVESVALLRFDPEKENAFIEKQRIVLASTSPRRSEILASMGLKFEIVASNFDETPAEGLSPEEQAASHARAKAVAVAAGRSSGTVISADTVVVLGEEMLGKPASSAEAVEMLKQLRDKTHRVVTAVAVTDAATKETFADFRSTQVTIRNLTDLEIEDYVKSGSPLDKAGAYGIQDKLFQPVARIKGCYLNVVGLPVCLMLDLLLKIGVHPKISTNWRPPGDCADCHKWQCG; from the coding sequence ATGAACGAAACTAGCGCATTAATCATCGTCAGGCTCACCGGCCTCGGTGAGTTCGGCGAGACCGTCGCCGAATATGAAGGTCGAACCATCAACATCTTCGGCGGCATCCCCGGAGAAACTGTGGAAGCGAGGGTCATTCGCAACACTCCGGGCGCCGCTGATGCCATAGTCACTAAAGCGATCGTAGCTTCTGTCCATCGGCGCGAGCCTGTCTGTCCCCGCTTCGGAGAGTGCTCCGGCTGCCAGTGGCAGCACGTTGAATATAGCCACCAGCTGGAACTCAAGCGCGGCTTGGTCAAACGGGCGCTGGAGTCCGAAGGCCTCGACGGTTCTTTGGTTCGCGAAGTTGTTCCTTCCCCATCGGAATTCGGTTATCGCAACCACGCCCGTCTTTCGATCCGCCGCCGTCTTAATTCCTTTGGATTCATCAACAGGGTAACACACCAGTTTGTGGCCGTCGACCGCTGCCCCATCATGGCCGAAGGCGTTAATAGCCTGCTCGCCGCCCTGAACGGGCGGTGCGGAGAAACTACCCAATTTTCAATCCGCTACGGCATAAACACGGATGAATATCTGATCCAGCCCCAATTCAAAAACCCCGAAGTGACGGTCATTACCGGTCAGGTGCATTATCACGAGATCATGGCCGGGCGAAAATTCCGTATCTCGTCGCCATCTTTTTTCCAGGTCAACACCCCGCAGGCTGAACGACTCGCGGAAATCATTCGGCAACGGTTAACCCTTAACGGGGACGAAACCATCATCGATGCCTACGCCGGGGTCGGCACTTTTTCGGTAATGTTGGCTCCTTATGCGAATAAGGTTATCGCTATCGAAGAATCCGGAGCCGCCATCAAGGACGCAAGGATTAACGTTCGCGAGATTCCTAATGTGGAACTGATCGAAGCGCGGACTGAAACAGTTTTACCCCACCTCGGCCGCCTCGCTGACGCAACGATCATCGATCCTTCGCGTGTCGGCTGCCATCCGGCGGCCCTCAAAACCCTGAATTTTTATCCCTCGAAAAAACTGGTGTATGTTTCCTGCAACCCGGAGACGATGGCCAGAGACCTGCGGGTATTGGCCCACGGACCCTACGAGATTCAGGATGTCACCCCGGTGGATCTTTTCCCGCAAACCTACCACGTGGAATCGGTGGCTTTACTGCGTTTCGACCCCGAAAAAGAAAACGCCTTTATCGAAAAACAGCGGATAGTTCTGGCTTCTACATCTCCCCGACGTTCGGAGATTCTGGCTTCCATGGGTCTGAAATTCGAAATCGTGGCGTCCAATTTCGACGAAACCCCGGCTGAAGGACTGTCCCCGGAAGAGCAGGCGGCGTCGCACGCCAGGGCTAAGGCCGTGGCTGTTGCCGCCGGTCGCTCCTCCGGCACCGTCATCTCCGCTGACACTGTAGTCGTTCTGGGTGAGGAAATGCTCGGCAAGCCGGCTTCATCCGCCGAGGCTGTCGAGATGTTGAAGCAGTTGCGCGATAAGACACACCGGGTCGTCACCGCCGTCGCCGTCACGGACGCGGCGACCAAAGAAACCTTTGCTGACTTCCGCAGTACCCAAGTCACGATACGTAACCTCACCGATCTGGAAATTGAGGATTATGTCAAGAGTGGCAGTCCGCTCGACAAGGCCGGGGCTTATGGCATCCAGGATAAATTATTCCAGCCCGTCGCCAGGATCAAAGGCTGCTATTTGAACGTCGTCGGTTTGCCTGTGTGCCTGATGCTGGATCTGCTGCTAAAAATCGGCGTTCATCCCAAAATCTCAACGAACTGGCGTCCGCCCGGGGATTGCGCCGATTGCCACAAGTGGCAGTGCGGCTAA
- a CDS encoding NAD+ synthase, whose translation MKQLRIALAQINSTVGDFKGNVRLITENILKARAAGADLVAFPELAIPGYPPEDLLLKSSFIDANLRALEEIVTASKGISVVIGFVDRKEELYNATAIIHEGKLASIYHKIYLPNYGVFDEKRYFHPGSSCPIYEISGVNVGISVCEDIWYDTGPATVQASGGAEVILNISASPYHHGKHHFRERMLGARATDNVAIVAFCNLVGGQDELVFDGGSVIFDEQGNLIARARQFEEELLIADLDVESVFHSRLQDPRWRKEGQQLECDCPTDRIMVSAPRQDSPRAMLPKQITPLLESDSEVYKALVLGTRDYILKNGFGGVIIGLSGGVDSSLVAAVAVDALGPKSVHGLIMPSRFSAPLSADYAAKLATNLGIKTFTVPIEKAYTAYLDSLSEVFRDTKPDVTEENIQARIRGTLLMALSNKFGWMVLNTGNKSEVATGYTTLYGDMAGGYAVIKDVPKTLVYRLCRYRNNQAGFDLIPDAVINRVPSAELRPGQKDTDTLPEYEVLDPILLAYVEEDKGVEQIIAQGYEPELVVKVARLVDVSEYKRRQAPPGIKITPKAFGRDRREPITSKFREGG comes from the coding sequence ATGAAACAGCTTCGTATCGCCCTGGCGCAGATCAATTCGACAGTCGGGGATTTCAAAGGCAATGTCCGGCTAATCACCGAAAACATATTAAAAGCCAGAGCGGCAGGCGCCGACCTCGTCGCCTTCCCTGAACTCGCGATTCCGGGGTATCCTCCTGAAGATTTATTATTAAAATCCAGCTTTATAGACGCAAACCTGAGGGCGCTCGAAGAAATCGTCACAGCCTCAAAGGGAATTAGCGTTGTCATAGGCTTCGTCGATAGAAAAGAAGAACTCTACAACGCTACCGCCATCATACACGAAGGCAAGTTAGCATCCATTTACCATAAAATATATCTTCCCAATTATGGCGTCTTCGATGAAAAAAGGTATTTTCACCCTGGCTCCAGTTGCCCGATCTATGAAATATCGGGCGTCAACGTTGGTATCAGCGTGTGTGAAGACATCTGGTATGACACCGGTCCCGCCACCGTTCAAGCCAGTGGCGGGGCTGAGGTCATTCTGAATATTTCCGCCTCTCCTTACCACCACGGAAAGCATCATTTCAGGGAAAGAATGCTCGGCGCCCGCGCTACCGATAATGTCGCTATCGTGGCATTCTGCAATCTGGTCGGCGGGCAGGATGAACTCGTTTTCGATGGCGGCAGCGTCATATTCGATGAGCAAGGCAACCTGATCGCCAGGGCCAGACAGTTCGAAGAGGAATTGCTTATTGCCGATCTTGATGTCGAAAGCGTTTTTCACAGCAGGCTGCAGGATCCAAGGTGGCGCAAGGAAGGACAGCAACTGGAATGCGACTGCCCGACCGACCGGATCATGGTCAGCGCTCCCCGCCAGGATTCCCCTCGCGCCATGCTGCCGAAACAGATCACGCCTCTGCTCGAATCTGACTCGGAAGTCTATAAAGCCCTGGTTTTAGGGACACGCGATTATATTTTGAAAAACGGATTTGGAGGGGTGATCATTGGTCTTTCGGGCGGGGTGGATTCTTCCCTGGTCGCCGCCGTAGCGGTAGATGCTCTCGGGCCGAAGTCGGTCCACGGACTCATCATGCCGTCGCGTTTTTCAGCGCCGTTGAGCGCGGACTACGCGGCAAAGCTGGCGACCAACCTGGGGATCAAGACATTCACCGTGCCGATCGAAAAAGCCTATACGGCCTACCTGGACAGCCTCTCCGAGGTCTTCCGCGATACGAAACCCGATGTAACCGAGGAAAACATCCAGGCCCGAATCAGGGGCACGCTGCTCATGGCCCTTTCCAACAAATTTGGGTGGATGGTGCTGAACACGGGCAACAAAAGCGAAGTGGCGACCGGCTATACCACTCTGTACGGGGACATGGCCGGGGGCTATGCGGTGATCAAGGACGTGCCGAAAACCCTCGTGTACCGTTTGTGCAGGTACCGGAACAACCAGGCCGGTTTCGACCTAATACCCGATGCCGTGATAAACAGGGTGCCTTCGGCGGAACTGCGCCCGGGTCAAAAGGACACCGATACTCTGCCTGAGTATGAAGTTCTCGATCCCATTCTCCTGGCTTACGTGGAAGAAGATAAAGGGGTCGAACAGATTATTGCCCAGGGCTATGAGCCAGAACTGGTCGTGAAAGTCGCGCGCCTGGTTGATGTCAGCGAATACAAGCGGCGGCAAGCGCCTCCCGGCATAAAGATTACGCCCAAAGCCTTCGGCCGCGACCGGCGGGAACCGATCACCAGCAAATTCCGCGAAGGAGGGTAA
- a CDS encoding Hint domain-containing protein, producing MLKKTLLVAILIASISLGFSCGDSAPTTTSNALLSSYDLRYRVIDAYPNYFWCDPDFYPIGSPGGELANALAQFDAIKGDDQEFSSIINRIGLDRKSDYTPEEKLLVYRQHKLLTDVMLDFESTNNGFIFVIRVGESQGQKITGTISNTGKISVTKTETSFNTCPICLSKGTLIDTPYGAVAVEQLTPGDLIWTLGENGEKVASPIIKTKATPAPSSFELLRITLADGRSVTASPGHPAVDGRLLGNLQPEDLLDGSGVVSIQRVGYEGRTYDILPAGTSGAYWANGILLGSTIVDPDCGC from the coding sequence TTGTTAAAGAAAACGCTCCTGGTTGCGATACTGATTGCCTCGATCTCACTTGGCTTTTCCTGCGGCGATTCGGCTCCAACGACGACCTCCAATGCACTTTTAAGCTCTTATGACCTGAGATACAGGGTAATTGATGCCTATCCCAATTATTTCTGGTGCGATCCGGATTTTTATCCGATCGGGAGTCCCGGCGGCGAATTGGCCAATGCGCTGGCTCAATTCGATGCCATAAAGGGCGATGACCAGGAATTCTCCTCGATCATCAACCGGATCGGCCTTGACCGGAAGTCCGATTATACTCCTGAAGAAAAACTGCTCGTCTACCGCCAGCATAAACTCCTCACCGATGTAATGCTTGATTTTGAGTCAACAAACAACGGTTTTATCTTTGTGATACGAGTTGGTGAAAGCCAGGGGCAAAAGATAACCGGCACTATTTCCAACACCGGGAAAATTTCCGTCACCAAAACGGAAACCAGTTTCAATACCTGCCCCATATGCCTTTCCAAGGGCACGCTGATCGACACGCCGTATGGCGCCGTTGCGGTTGAACAACTCACACCCGGCGATTTGATCTGGACTCTCGGAGAGAATGGTGAAAAAGTGGCGTCGCCCATAATCAAGACGAAAGCGACACCGGCCCCCTCGAGTTTTGAGTTGCTCAGGATAACCCTGGCGGACGGCCGTTCGGTGACCGCCTCTCCAGGGCATCCGGCAGTTGATGGCAGGCTGCTGGGGAATCTCCAACCGGAAGATCTGCTCGATGGATCGGGGGTCGTCTCTATCCAGCGAGTCGGTTACGAAGGCCGGACGTATGATATTTTACCTGCGGGAACATCGGGAGCCTACTGGGCTAACGGCATCTTGCTTGGAAGCACCATCGTCGATCCGGATTGCGGCTGCTGA
- the glnA gene encoding type I glutamate--ammonia ligase, with translation MAKTRSESVEYVLKKVKDDKVKFIRLWFTDILGQLKSFAITVEELEGALEEGMGFDGSSIEGYARIDESDMVALPDPDTYKTLPWRPKDEAAVARMFCDIKKPGGEQFEGDPRYVLKRMLKKAAEAGYIYYVGPELEYFYFKDENKDQKSTGFLDQGGYFDLTPLDVATDLRRQTVLTLEKMGIPVEYSHHEVAPSQHEIDIQYTDALTMADNVMTYKLVVKEIARQNGVYASFMPKPVFGVNGSGMHCHQSLFKGDNNSFFDKNDPYHLSDTARYFIAGILKYAPEFCAISNQWVNSYKRLVPGYEAPVYLSWARRNRSDLVRVPEYRPGKETSTRIELRSPDPACNPYLAFAVMLAAGLEGVEKKLPPPAPIEENVYEMSEEERRQKGIETLPGSLDEAIRLFENSELMRNTLGEHVFNAFIENKKIEWNRYRIQVTDWERERYLPIL, from the coding sequence ATGGCAAAGACACGTTCAGAATCGGTTGAATACGTATTGAAGAAAGTCAAAGATGATAAGGTCAAATTTATCCGGCTGTGGTTTACCGACATCCTCGGCCAGTTGAAAAGCTTCGCGATAACGGTTGAGGAGCTTGAAGGCGCCCTCGAAGAAGGCATGGGCTTCGACGGGTCGTCGATCGAGGGTTACGCCCGGATCGACGAGAGCGACATGGTTGCCCTACCGGACCCCGACACCTACAAGACCCTGCCGTGGCGCCCCAAGGATGAAGCCGCGGTAGCCAGGATGTTCTGCGACATCAAGAAGCCCGGAGGCGAACAGTTCGAAGGCGATCCGCGTTACGTCCTGAAAAGGATGCTCAAAAAGGCCGCCGAGGCTGGATACATCTACTATGTCGGGCCCGAACTGGAATATTTTTATTTCAAAGACGAAAACAAGGACCAGAAGAGCACCGGATTCCTGGACCAGGGCGGGTATTTCGATCTTACGCCTCTCGATGTCGCGACCGATCTCCGCCGGCAGACCGTTTTAACATTGGAGAAAATGGGCATCCCTGTCGAGTATTCGCACCACGAGGTAGCCCCATCGCAGCATGAGATCGACATCCAATACACCGATGCGCTGACTATGGCTGACAACGTCATGACATACAAACTCGTGGTAAAAGAGATCGCGCGGCAGAACGGCGTCTACGCATCCTTCATGCCCAAGCCGGTGTTCGGCGTCAACGGTTCGGGGATGCACTGCCACCAGTCTCTTTTCAAAGGCGACAATAATTCGTTCTTCGACAAGAATGATCCTTATCATCTCTCGGACACGGCGCGCTATTTTATTGCCGGCATCCTGAAATACGCGCCCGAATTTTGCGCCATTTCAAACCAGTGGGTTAATTCCTACAAGCGTCTCGTGCCTGGATATGAAGCCCCCGTTTATCTTTCCTGGGCACGGCGAAACCGGTCGGATTTAGTCAGGGTGCCGGAGTACCGGCCCGGCAAAGAAACCTCGACGCGAATAGAACTCCGGTCGCCGGACCCTGCTTGCAACCCTTACCTGGCCTTTGCGGTGATGCTGGCGGCGGGACTTGAGGGGGTCGAAAAGAAATTGCCGCCTCCTGCCCCCATCGAGGAGAACGTCTATGAAATGAGCGAGGAAGAGCGGCGTCAGAAAGGCATCGAAACTCTGCCCGGCAGCCTTGACGAAGCCATCAGGCTGTTCGAAAATAGCGAGCTGATGCGGAACACACTTGGAGAGCACGTCTTCAACGCGTTCATCGAAAACAAGAAGATCGAATGGAACCGGTACCGCATCCAGGTTACCGACTGGGAACGCGAAAGATATCTACCCATCCTGTAG
- a CDS encoding bifunctional mannosyl-3-phosphoglycerate synthase/mannosyl-3 phosphoglycerate phosphatase: MRLERTRQAEHLGSVTVFGVRRVLELDSGPKNPQLNEAADVQKIEREAIDEIEKKLAIVLPVKDEDLKVFEGVLSAIPHECFIIVLSNSQREGVDTFRAERDILGRFCQSTRRQAMIVHQKDPAVAKALLDAGYPEIVGNDKLIRNGKSEGMILGIILAKLLAKEYVGFIDTDNYIPGAALEYVKHYAAAFSLSKTPFSMARIQWRYKPKIMGELYFKKWGRVSEITNKHLNNLLSAMGKFETEVIKTGNAGEHAMSLALAERLTYGTGYAVETQEIISILEQFTGILPVANKDVSEKGLEVYQTETVNPHLHADKGDEHVVLEMMMPSLSVIYHSPLCQDKTKEAILRELTEVGCIKHGEEPPKVRLMPPPQKLDMPKFSASLAAEMSKLFVPEGSPSPITQSRVIGPAQKVVFTDLDGTLLHPSTYTYAPALDSLRRLQSLNIPIVFCSSKTRAEQIELRQELSINDPFIVENGSAIFIPKDYFHLPFSYDRIANDYQGIELGMGYEVLKLKLAAILETVRAKLLDNVWAGSLSVRAFGDISVEDVARETGLGLKAAAAAKQREYSETLKIHGSRQAVEYLLNEVKKSGLSYAFGGRFYTITGGNDKGKAVKVLTELYKLNRGQVYTVGIGDSENDAKMLAAVDRPILVQNRELRWAKFKLPSLNFARGVGPEGWNNALASL, encoded by the coding sequence ATGCGTTTAGAGAGAACCCGTCAGGCTGAGCATCTTGGTTCCGTTACTGTTTTTGGCGTCAGGCGCGTGCTTGAGTTGGACTCGGGCCCTAAAAATCCCCAGCTCAACGAAGCCGCCGACGTTCAAAAGATCGAACGGGAAGCCATCGACGAAATCGAAAAGAAATTAGCCATCGTCCTTCCGGTGAAAGACGAAGATCTCAAAGTGTTTGAAGGTGTCCTGTCGGCGATACCTCACGAATGTTTTATCATCGTGCTATCCAATAGCCAGAGGGAAGGAGTCGATACCTTTAGGGCCGAAAGAGACATACTGGGTCGTTTTTGTCAGAGTACCCGGAGACAGGCGATGATCGTCCACCAAAAAGACCCAGCTGTCGCCAAAGCATTGCTAGACGCAGGTTATCCTGAAATTGTTGGTAATGACAAGTTGATCCGTAATGGTAAGAGCGAAGGGATGATCCTCGGCATCATTCTCGCCAAGTTGCTAGCGAAAGAATATGTGGGATTCATCGATACCGACAATTATATTCCGGGCGCCGCCCTCGAGTACGTCAAGCACTACGCGGCAGCTTTCAGTCTGTCAAAGACACCGTTTTCCATGGCACGCATTCAGTGGCGGTACAAACCCAAGATCATGGGGGAACTCTATTTCAAGAAATGGGGCCGTGTTTCGGAAATCACCAATAAACACCTTAATAACCTTCTCTCTGCCATGGGAAAGTTTGAGACCGAGGTGATCAAAACCGGGAATGCCGGCGAACACGCCATGAGTCTGGCTCTTGCGGAGCGCTTGACTTACGGCACCGGTTACGCTGTGGAGACCCAGGAGATAATTTCCATTCTGGAACAGTTTACCGGAATCCTGCCCGTGGCAAATAAAGACGTCTCCGAAAAAGGTCTGGAAGTGTACCAGACAGAGACCGTCAATCCGCATCTTCATGCCGATAAAGGCGATGAGCATGTCGTGCTTGAAATGATGATGCCCAGTCTTTCGGTCATATACCACAGCCCTCTGTGCCAGGATAAAACCAAAGAAGCCATTTTACGGGAATTGACGGAAGTCGGGTGCATAAAGCATGGTGAAGAACCCCCGAAGGTCAGGCTCATGCCTCCGCCACAGAAGCTTGATATGCCCAAGTTCTCAGCCAGCCTGGCTGCAGAAATGTCAAAATTATTTGTACCTGAAGGCTCGCCGTCGCCGATTACCCAGTCCAGAGTCATCGGACCCGCCCAGAAGGTTGTCTTTACAGATCTGGACGGCACATTATTACACCCCTCAACCTACACTTATGCCCCAGCCCTGGATTCCCTCAGGAGATTGCAATCGCTGAACATTCCCATCGTTTTTTGTTCTTCCAAGACCCGCGCTGAACAGATCGAATTAAGGCAGGAACTCAGCATCAATGATCCGTTCATCGTCGAAAACGGTTCAGCCATTTTTATCCCAAAAGACTACTTTCACCTGCCTTTCTCGTACGACCGGATTGCCAACGATTATCAGGGCATCGAATTAGGCATGGGTTACGAGGTGTTGAAACTCAAGTTAGCTGCCATACTTGAGACGGTTCGGGCAAAGCTTTTGGATAACGTCTGGGCAGGCAGTCTTTCGGTGAGGGCGTTCGGGGATATTTCGGTCGAAGACGTTGCCCGGGAGACTGGTCTCGGCCTCAAAGCCGCTGCCGCGGCCAAGCAGCGCGAGTATTCTGAAACCCTAAAGATCCATGGCAGCAGGCAGGCAGTGGAATACCTGCTTAACGAAGTAAAAAAATCAGGCCTTTCGTACGCATTCGGCGGCAGGTTTTATACCATCACCGGAGGTAATGATAAAGGTAAAGCGGTCAAGGTTTTGACCGAATTATACAAGCTCAACAGGGGACAGGTTTACACAGTTGGGATCGGCGATTCGGAAAACGACGCCAAGATGTTAGCCGCCGTAGACCGGCCTATCCTTGTCCAGAATAGGGAATTGCGCTGGGCCAAGTTTAAACTTCCCTCGTTAAACTTTGCCAGAGGCGTCGGTCCCGAAGGGTGGAACAACGCCCTTGCATCTTTGTGA